A genomic window from Cytobacillus suaedae includes:
- a CDS encoding nucleotide sugar dehydrogenase — protein MRLLQSKIENKEAVIGVVGLGYVGLPLAVEKAKAGYKVIGFDVQESRVEQVNMGINYIGDVVNEDLSQMIKSGQLVATTDYARIADVDAVAICVPTPLDIYQQPDTSYVKSSATEIAKYAHEGMLVVLESTTYPGTTEEIVRPALEAKGLVTGESVFVAYSPERVDPGNKQFKTKNTPKVVGGITDNCTKVAASLYRSVLEGDVHEVSSPAVAEMEKIFENTFRHINIALANEMAILCDKMGIDVWEVIDAAKSKPYGFMAFYPGPGLGGHCIPIDPFYLTWKAREYNYHTRLIELAGEINNGMPEFVVNRAMHILNEDGKALRGAKITLLGVAYKKDIDDVRESPVLNILDILDKQGADFSVVDPYVTSFRSCNRVVETVELTEELLKNSDLVMVTTDHSDFDYELIAQHSPVIFDTRNALKNVDKQNKYIKL, from the coding sequence TTGAGATTATTACAATCTAAAATTGAAAATAAAGAAGCAGTTATCGGTGTAGTAGGACTAGGTTATGTAGGTTTACCATTAGCTGTTGAAAAAGCGAAAGCAGGCTACAAAGTAATTGGTTTTGACGTACAAGAAAGCCGTGTAGAACAAGTGAATATGGGTATTAACTATATCGGTGATGTTGTGAACGAAGATTTAAGCCAAATGATTAAAAGCGGTCAGCTAGTTGCAACAACTGATTATGCTCGTATTGCTGATGTGGATGCAGTGGCAATTTGTGTGCCAACACCACTTGATATTTATCAACAACCAGATACTTCATATGTAAAAAGCTCTGCAACTGAAATTGCAAAGTATGCACATGAGGGAATGCTTGTTGTTTTAGAATCTACAACTTACCCTGGTACTACTGAAGAAATCGTACGTCCGGCATTAGAAGCTAAAGGGTTAGTAACTGGTGAATCTGTATTCGTTGCCTACTCACCAGAGCGTGTAGATCCAGGTAACAAACAATTTAAAACAAAAAATACACCCAAAGTTGTTGGTGGTATTACTGATAATTGTACAAAAGTGGCAGCATCGCTATACCGTAGTGTGTTAGAGGGAGATGTACATGAAGTTTCAAGTCCAGCTGTTGCGGAAATGGAAAAAATCTTCGAAAATACGTTCCGTCATATTAACATTGCATTAGCAAACGAAATGGCAATTCTTTGTGACAAAATGGGAATCGATGTATGGGAAGTAATTGATGCTGCTAAATCAAAGCCTTACGGATTCATGGCATTCTACCCAGGTCCTGGTCTAGGCGGTCACTGTATTCCAATCGATCCATTCTACTTAACATGGAAAGCACGTGAATATAACTACCACACTCGTTTAATCGAGCTTGCTGGTGAAATTAACAATGGCATGCCTGAATTCGTAGTTAACCGTGCAATGCACATCTTAAACGAAGATGGAAAAGCGTTACGTGGTGCGAAAATTACTCTATTAGGTGTAGCTTATAAAAAAGATATTGATGATGTAAGGGAATCCCCAGTGTTAAACATCCTTGATATTTTAGATAAACAAGGTGCTGATTTCTCAGTAGTAGATCCTTATGTAACATCATTCCGTTCTTGCAACCGTGTTGTAGAAACTGTTGAACTAACTGAAGAGCTTCTGAAAAACTCAGATCTAGTAATGGTTACTACTGACCACTCTGACTTTGATTATGAATTAATTGCACAACACAGTCCGGTGATTTTTGATACACGAAATGCATTAAAAAATGTGGACAAGCAAAATAAATATATTAAATTATAA
- a CDS encoding oligosaccharide flippase family protein, whose protein sequence is MNRNRNRMSANVVANLFGRLWSMFSIYLFIPLYIYFLGEEAYGLVTFYATLYTVMNLLGLGLSKTLRREFASGEDNDEIRLKKYKMLRSVEVVYFGITFLIIIICFLGAEALAEHWLNIGSLDKQTVIVTIRLMGVTISLQILSYLYIGGLLGLEYQVKANMYLVGWSIAKNLGVIIVLWLIKEDIRLFYIWHIIVDLFFLMLVRISVIKLLEGNTPLKWSLADITNLKEIKEFAFGLFLVSLVYTLNSQLDKIVVSKLLSLLEVGAYFLTYSLGQLTSIISTAIATAAFSKLTMYFSTNDIKMQKESYINLNRIAGITVICIGTFVAVYAYELLLVWTGNQILSNIARSAAFYVVIGSTFAALQIISYEYLLSRGNTKINNVLGISSIPYTLIVTPILVSKFGIFGAAISWCILMTVLTIIYLSYIHYNYIGNDTIRWLIGYTFLPFIFSLGIAYLSKYITIIFGFSLIETLIFAVLSGGFVLIINFFLFDNIIINLIRTKISSLVFLK, encoded by the coding sequence ATGAATAGAAACAGAAATAGAATGTCTGCTAATGTAGTAGCTAATCTTTTTGGAAGACTATGGAGTATGTTTTCAATATATTTATTTATTCCTCTTTATATTTATTTCTTAGGTGAAGAGGCATATGGTTTAGTTACATTTTATGCAACATTATATACTGTAATGAATTTACTAGGACTTGGTCTCTCAAAAACACTTCGAAGGGAATTTGCTTCGGGTGAAGATAATGATGAAATTAGGCTGAAAAAATATAAAATGTTACGTTCAGTAGAGGTTGTTTATTTTGGTATAACCTTTTTAATAATAATAATATGCTTTCTTGGAGCTGAGGCTTTAGCTGAACACTGGTTAAATATAGGATCTCTTGATAAGCAAACAGTTATTGTTACTATACGACTAATGGGTGTAACTATCTCACTTCAAATCTTATCATACCTTTATATAGGAGGGTTGTTAGGATTAGAGTATCAGGTTAAAGCTAATATGTATTTAGTTGGATGGTCTATAGCTAAGAATTTAGGCGTTATAATTGTCCTGTGGTTAATTAAAGAAGATATTCGCTTATTTTATATTTGGCACATAATAGTAGATTTGTTTTTTTTAATGCTAGTGAGAATTAGTGTTATAAAATTACTTGAAGGTAATACTCCACTAAAATGGAGTTTGGCAGACATTACTAACCTTAAAGAAATTAAGGAGTTTGCATTCGGACTTTTCCTAGTTTCTTTGGTATACACTCTAAATTCACAATTAGATAAAATTGTTGTAAGTAAGTTACTATCTCTATTAGAAGTAGGTGCTTATTTTTTGACCTATTCTTTAGGGCAACTTACTTCAATTATTTCAACAGCAATTGCAACTGCTGCTTTTTCAAAGTTAACGATGTATTTTAGTACAAATGATATAAAGATGCAAAAAGAAAGCTATATTAATTTAAATCGAATAGCTGGAATAACTGTCATATGTATCGGAACATTTGTAGCAGTGTATGCATATGAATTACTTTTGGTATGGACAGGGAATCAAATTTTATCAAATATAGCAAGAAGTGCAGCTTTTTATGTCGTTATAGGTAGTACATTCGCTGCCCTGCAAATTATTTCTTATGAGTATTTGTTATCAAGAGGAAATACAAAAATCAATAATGTTTTAGGTATTTCTAGCATCCCGTATACGCTAATTGTCACACCTATTCTCGTAAGTAAGTTTGGTATTTTTGGTGCTGCAATATCATGGTGTATTTTAATGACGGTACTAACTATCATTTATTTAAGTTATATACATTACAATTATATAGGGAATGACACAATACGTTGGTTGATTGGCTACACATTTTTACCTTTTATATTTTCACTAGGAATTGCTTATTTAAGTAAATATATAACAATTATCTTTGGCTTTTCACTCATAGAGACATTGATATTTGCTGTTCTATCGGGTGGTTTTGTATTAATTATTAACTTTTTCTTATTCGACAATATAATAATTAACTTAATAAGAACAAAAATTTCAAGTCTTGTATTTTTAAAGTAG